A genomic region of Nitrospirota bacterium contains the following coding sequences:
- a CDS encoding circadian clock KaiB family protein, whose protein sequence is MVKRTVKTKERTALEEFERALARKDIKFVLRLYVTGATKRSAKAIENIRRICETYLKDRYELEVVDIYQQPEAAGEEQVIAAPTLVKKLPLPIRKLIGDMSDEDRILIGLGLKQQKETVKTKRTPAKGEREDASKKRA, encoded by the coding sequence ATGGTAAAGCGTACGGTAAAGACGAAAGAGCGGACAGCGCTCGAGGAGTTCGAGAGGGCCCTCGCGAGGAAGGACATCAAGTTCGTGCTGCGGCTCTATGTAACCGGCGCGACGAAAAGGTCGGCGAAGGCGATAGAGAACATAAGGAGGATCTGCGAGACCTACTTGAAAGACCGTTACGAGCTGGAGGTCGTCGATATCTACCAGCAGCCCGAGGCTGCCGGAGAGGAGCAGGTGATCGCGGCCCCCACGCTCGTGAAGAAGCTGCCGCTGCCGATCCGGAAGCTGATCGGCGATATGTCGGACGAGGACCGCATCCTGATCGGGCTCGGCCTCAAGCAGCAGAAAGAGACCGTGAAGACGAAGCGCACCCCGGCAAAGGGCGAGAGAGAAGATGCCAGCAAAAAGAGAGCGTGA
- a CDS encoding circadian clock KaiB family protein, which translates to MTAAGKKTARKAAPKAKAARAKRIERTDEGFFDLRLYVAGQTPKSLAALANLKRICEEHLKGKYRLEVVDLLKNPQLAQGDQILAIPTLVRKLPEPIKKIIGDLSNTERVIVGLDIRPR; encoded by the coding sequence ATGACTGCGGCGGGAAAGAAGACGGCGCGAAAGGCCGCTCCGAAAGCGAAAGCGGCAAGAGCGAAAAGGATAGAGAGGACCGATGAGGGTTTTTTCGATCTTCGCCTCTATGTAGCGGGACAGACGCCGAAGTCCCTCGCAGCGCTGGCGAACCTGAAGAGGATCTGCGAGGAGCATCTGAAGGGCAAGTACCGCCTCGAGGTCGTCGACCTGCTCAAGAACCCGCAGCTCGCCCAAGGCGACCAGATACTGGCGATCCCTACGCTCGTGAGAAAGCTGCCGGAGCCCATCAAAAAGATCATCGGCGACCTCTCGAATACCGAGAGGGTCATCGTCGGGCTCGATATACGCCCGCGGTAA